attcacatttcttgctagctaactaaATGACACCTGCACCTCTAGCTGTAGCCACCGAAAAAATGATATGATGGTAAAAAAGTCtgacctccactcctccaatgacatgacatcctcccaGCAGCTAGCTAATGCTAGGCTccgtgtttttagcttgctaaataaatagGTAGCTACAAGGGTGTCAAACTAAATCAGGGCATGGACCATATTGAAAAAAACACAATGAATTCGCGGGCCAGACACAGcctacttgtttaaaaaaaaaattaacttGCGACTGCGACCCAATCTGGCCATTGTTTTATCCGAAAAAAAGATGGCCCTCCATAATGTACACGTATGTACATAGGATGCCGTATATAGCATGTTAACATATTAAAACAAAAGAAGAGATAAATAATGTGTCCAGCCTTTGCTGCTCGCAGATGTGCATTATATGCTGCAGCCCTAATCAAAAAGTATTCAATAACTGCAAATAACAAAGACGAAGCCGAAGCCTTAAACTTTCAacgtgtttgtttgttgttgcgCTGCATGGATCACCGATGCAGGTGAACGCAGTATTGATGTATGGTGCACTCAAAATgcattgtagttgagtagcccaGCCTAGGCCACTGCTCAAATATGACTTTAATAGCCCTACATGTTTCTCCGTTAGATGGTGTTTTGATGCAGGTTTAGTTTTTTGGTTATTCATTGACAAGCTTTTAAAAATCAAAGCCAGACTGCAACATTTTAGTAGCCTAGCTAGGACTGTGGCATGTGTCTGTACACTTTCCCTCCACTGCCACGGGACACACGGAAGCAGTGCAATTGAAGTTGAATTCACAGATGCCAGCGCATCAGGCTGTAATTTCATGAAGTAGACGACTCAACTGTTGACTCATTTATACTCATTGGTGTGTCCTGTAATAGACCactaagaaagagagttccaaacctctctgccaataacagctcatttaaaatgttcccctccccactcagaccactctaAGACAGTCCTAGcagaattcttgcttgagaaatggcTCTTTGCCAAGATGCTATTTGTGTTTCTTTTTTtgtcattttaattgaaaacaatcacataaggtacttaattgttacccaggaattatttgatattgagataaaaatgtttGCAGTTGTGCAATTcagcacattttgccatgaggcggagagaaaatgttgcaattttataaaaacatttcatgcaattctatccATTTCGCTATGGTGTGGAGATACATTTTCTATCTCCACCACTCATTTCCTGCAAATTTGTAATTACTTATGCCACAAAAAAGTCAATGGGGCCCCCTGGACGTCAGGGCACCTGGGCACGGGTGGGTATTCAACCATGATTACTAAAAGTTTAGAAAGCTGGCTAGACTAGCTACCGAATGAAATTTGAAAGAATTAATGAACTTTCAACCtatcccttatgggattaattaACGCATTAACAAACATTGCAATAATTCATTCACTACGGTAATTAAATGATAATAATTCTTCCGGCGTTCTCTGCATTGCACATCACATAAAGAGtgaaacaaataaaatacattcaTACATAATAGTCAATAAGGTTATCCAAACAATAATTACATCCCTAGAGCAGTACAataatacacatacacatatacacactgcatatatacacatacatacatacactaccgttcaaaagtttggggtcactgagAAATTCCCTTGTTTTCCTTGAAAACATATATGAAATGAgatgcaaaatgaataggaaatatagtcaaggcgttgacaaggttataaatattgatttataatttaaataataattgtgtccttcaaacaagctttcgtcaaagaattttgccgcaattacagccttgcagacctatGGCATTGTAGTTgacaatttgttgaggtaatctgaagagatttcaccccatgcttcctgaagcacctcccacaagttggattggcttgatgggcacttctccCACAGCTCAAccctgtgctggccactccattatagacagaatgccagctgactgcttcttcccgaaatagttattgcatagtttggagctgttctttgggtcattgtcctgttgtaggaagaaattggctccaattaagcgccgtccacagggtatggcatggcgttgcaaaatggagcgatatccttccttcttcaagatccctttcaccttgtacaaatctcccactttaccaccaccaaagcacccccagaccatcacattgtctccaccatgcttgacagatggcgtccaGCATGTTTCCATTTTTTCTGCTGCTcatgaatgttcttctttgtgatccgaacacctcaaacttagatttgtctgtccataacacctTTTTcctatcttcctctgtccagtgtctgtgttcttttgcccatcttaattttgtatttttattggccagtctgagatatggctttttctttgtaactctacctagaaggctagcatctgggagttgcctcttcactgttgacgttgagactggtgttttgcgggtactatttaatgaagctgccagttgaggacttgtgaggcatctgtttctcaaactagacactctaatgtacttgtcctctttctcagttgtgcaccggggcctcccactcctctttctattctggttagagccagtttgcactggttctgtgaaaggagtagtacacagcgttgtacaagatcttcagtttcttggcaatttctcgcatggaatagccttcatttctcataacaagaatagactgatgagtttcagaaaaatatatttgtttctggccattttgagcctgtaatcgaacccacaaatgctgatgctccagatactcaactagtctaaagaaggccagttgtattgcttctttaatcagaacaacagttttcagctgtgctaacataattgcaaaatgtttttctaatgatcaattagccttttaaaattataaacttggattagctaacacaacgtgccattggaacacaggagtgatggttgctgataatgggcctctacgcctatgtagatactccataaaaaatctgccgtttccagctacaatagtcatttacaccattacaacattaacaatgtctgtatttctgatcaatttgatattattttaatggacacaattttttaaattttcttccaataacaaggacatttctaagtgaccccaaacttttgaatggtagtatacatacatacatacatacatacatacatacatacatacatacatacataccataaacagacaaataaatacaaaaattaaataaataaagacaCAAGAAAAGAAAATAATAAGTCACTTGAGCCCCGTCTGACACAAAGAGAAGATTCATACGGTGGACAAGCCtacacacaatctatatacacacaccatttaCCAGAAAGGAGATACATATTTTTACTATTTAATTATAGGAAGCCCTTTTTCTTTTATTCCAGGCTTTATGTAAATATTCCGCAAACGTAAATACACAACGGACAAAAAAACTGTAGAAAGGGAAATAGAGGATAAAATGAGTTTTGTCCTCTATTTCTTTGAGGTCATAATCTAAAAATGATTAGCTGACATGTTtcattgagtgactgtcagtgactgacataacaagagaaaaacctACTGATGCACAACCCAATTTCAAAATTGTACCTGGTGTATTCTAATGTTCTTACTCTCAATAgaaagttgagaccccgactgagttcccccccccccccaatgatgTTGTTTATGCTTGGAACTGGCCCTGTACGTGTCACAATTGAAATGACCACGAACAGCAGGAAAGATCCCAGATTAGGCCTTATGACTGCTGTCCAAACCACATCAAGAGATCCAAAGCTGCATCCTAATATTAGTGATGGGATATGTTATTGGTTTCTGGTTTCTTTAGGGTACTGTCTATTCAGCCACACCAACCTCACGGTTCTATAATGTCTGTGTTTCAGGCTTCAttaagtcagtgtgtgtgtgtgtgtagttcaaATGAAAGCAGAATGGGAAAACCAAAGTAACCCGTGAACATGTCAGAAGCTGTATCGTGACTCTGTTCACTTCCTCTTCCTCGTCCTttcgagtgagtgagtgagtgagtgagagtgagtgagagagagagagggagatacagagatacatacAGCGAAATCATATGAAAGGTGCTAAGGCCGGAAGTGTTCGGAAAGAGGAAGTTGAGAGTTGTGAGTCAGAGACAAGAAATTGGTGTGAAGACAGAGATACACTCAGAGAAACAAGGCATGGACAAATTAGAGTAAGTATGGTGGAGTGGAAAAGAGgacagaggtaaaaaaaaaaaaaaaacaacggaTGAAACTGAACTGGAAAACACAACAAAAAGACAACAAgtgaagaggaaaggagaaggcTGAACATTGCGACAGATGACAGAGTGGGATATGAGAAAACGCTGTGTCGGCACTCTTCTGGTCCTCATGCTGATACAGACAGGTTGGTTAGACAAACTCGTCTAGAACAAGATTCAAGTTTTAGTTTAGCAAAAACTGAATTAACATCATCATTGAGCATGTAAAAAAGAATATATGCATATTTCCGTTGTGGTCTTCAAAAACCAAGGTTTCATTACATTGCATTGTTATGGTTATGCAGTACTAAAACCTATTTTAACAGTTGAATGTAGGGTAATACACATccagctgatttaaaaaaaagtgcaAGGTTTCGACAAAAAGAAACGTATGTTGCAGGTTTTGCCCGTTGTGTttgttgcgtgtgtgtgcatgcattgtctgaatgcagtggtggaaaaagtactcaattgccatacttgagtaaaagtaaagacaccttaatagaaaatgactcaagtaaaaatgaaagtcacccaataaaatactacttgagtaaaagtccaaaagtATCTCGTTTTAAATGTAGTTAAGTACAGAGGTGGAggaagtactcaattgtcataattgagtaaaagtacaaagtaaaagtaaatgctgtacatcaaattccttatattgcGCTAACCAGACGCCACACTtttctttaaatgttttatttgatttacacacacaccgacacgcagacatcatttacaaacgcagcatttgtgtttattgagtccgccagatcagaggcgtTATGAAAATAACAACGCGTTAACCTGATAGATGCGTGAATTGGGCCATGTTGCGGTCCTGCCTGAGCATttgaaatgtaacaagtacttttgggtgccaaGGAAAATGTAATGGGAGTAAAAaagtacatacactgagtgtacaaaacattatggatACATACTCTTTGCATGACATACTGTAGACTGGCCAGgcaaatccaggtgaaagctatgatccctgatttatgtcacttgttaaatccacttcaatcagtgtagatgaaggggaggagacgggttaaagaaggatttttaagccttgagacaattgagacatggattgtgtatgtgtgccattcagagggtgaatgggcaagactaaagaTTGAAGTGGCTTTGAACAGGattattgtagtaggtgccaggcacacaggtttgtgtcaacaactgcaacgctgcagttcaacagtttcccgcgtgtatcaagaacggtccaccacccaaaggacatccagccaacttgacacaaccatggaaagcattggaatcaacatgggcctgcatccctgtggaacgctttcaatattaggaaggtgttcttaatgttttgtatactcaagtGTATTTTTGGGAAAGTAGTGGAGTAaaggtaaaagttgtcaaaaatataaatagtaaagtacagatacctcaaaaaaactacttaagcagTACTTTTTtacctaagtactttacaccactgtctgAATACGTGTTCTAGTGTCTTTAGTGTATGATCCACAAAAACATGGTTTCAGCATTATTTCACTGGAAGTTTCACTGCTAGTTTTTACTAGCACCTACACAACTTGCCGCAACAACGTCTTCTTTCTTACTTCCCACAGGCATGACAGACAGTGGGATTTCTGTGTCTCACAAATGGCATGGAGATCACCTATCTATCACCTGTCGTCTCATGGGGGACAAAGACACTGTTTCTCAGATCAACTGGGAGATGACCAGCAGTTCgaaccacaccaccaccagatTGAAACTGGGCATCTTCCACCCCGTGTTTGGTACTtaatataataatacatattaatacgtaatacataataatacatattactacgtaatacataataatacatattaatacgtaatacataataatacatattactacgtaatacataataatacatattactacgtaatacataataatacatattactacgtaatacataataatacatattaatacgtaatacataataatacatattactacgtaatacataataatacatattactacgtaatacataataatacatattactacgtaatacataataatacatattactacgtaatacataataatacatattaatacgtaatacataataatacatattactacgtaatacataataatacatattaatacgtaatacataataatacatattactCGCTTTTACTTTGACTCTTGATTATTGGTCCCAGTTTACAAACTGAAGAAAGGCAGAATTTGCATAACACAAAATGCCACAAGAATAACACACTtagatatataatataatatatatgaaTAATGTAATATTTTGCCATGAAGGTAACTACGTGGTCCCGGAGTACAACGATACTGTGGAGATCCAGGGTAACGCCTCCAGCGGCCATTACACGCTCAGGCTGAGAGGTAGCACTGTGTTGGAGGAGAGTCAGTTCTGCTGTAAATTCATGACCTTTCCCTCTGGAGGGCTGGAGCAGTGTACAAATACCAGGATTAATGAAAGCACAGGTACCTTtatcttgtctgtctctctctgtttctctctctcctatccccaCACATCCTGGTATTTCCCCTCTTTCATTTTCTGTTCCTGTTCTTTATTGATCTCAACTatccataaaaaaaaaacataaaaataatGTTATTTCACAACATTCACCAAAACACAAGTTTGACCTTGTCATTACAACCCACTTGGGTTAGGTAGTGCTTGTATGCACAATTTTGTGTGAATTTATGTGAGCATGTTTAAATGTGTGTCTATCTATGGTCTACTCACAGAGGAGGCCCAGGTGTCAGAAGGCCCACAGGGTTTACTAGAGGAGAGACAAGTGGAGCAGTGGGCTCTGCTAGTAATGGGACCTACCATCTGTCTCCTCAGTATTGCgatctctctctactactgctTGAAGTATTGCTGCAGACACTGCTGCCGCAGGTACCTACTCGTCAACcaaacccattctctctctctctctctctcgctctctctctctctctctctctctctcaaaagtttggacacacctactcattccaggagtGCCTTTTTAAaaggtaatttgtggaatttctttccttaatgcgtttgagtctatcatttgtgttgtgacaaggtagggttggtatacagaagatagcctatttggtaaaagaccaagtccatattatggcaggaacagctcaaataagcaatgagaaacaacagtccatcattactttaaaacatgaatgtCAGTCTATACTGAAGATTTCATAaacgttgaaagtttctttaagtgcagtagcaaaaaccatcaagcgctatgatgaaactggctctcatgaggaccgccacaggaaaatgaagacccagagtttcctctgcacacctctaggctgtgtaagggctatttgactaagaaggagagtgatggagcgctgcatcagatgacctggcctccacaatcatctgacCTTTCACCCAATTGagagggtttgggatgagttggactgcagagtgaaggaaaagcagccaaaaagtgctcagcagaTGTGGGAACGACTTCAaagctgttggaaaagcattccaggtgaagctggttcagagaatgccaagagagtgcaaagctgtcatcaaggcaaagggtggctacttttaagaatataaaatatacatatattttgatttgcttaatacttttttggttactttatGATtgcatatgtgctatttcattgttttgatgtcttcactattattccacaatgtagcaaatagtacaaataaagaaaaacccttatatgagtaggtgtgaccaaacttttgattggtacatAAATAtatacacggagtgtacaaaacattaggtgaAAAACATGCTATTTTCATGACTCAgagtgaccaggtgaatccaggtgaaagctatgatcccttattgcttgaagtgcctttgaatggggaatggtagtaagtgccaggcgcacaggtttgagtgcgtcaagaactgcaaccctgcaggttttttcacactcaacagtttcctgtgtgtatcaagaatggtccaccacccaaaagacatcctgccaacttgacacaactgtgggaagcattggagtcagcatgggccagcattcctgtggaacgctttcgacaccttgtagagtccatgcctcaacGAATcagggctgttctgagggcaaaagggggcggcaactcaatattagttttgtacactcagtgtatatactgtatatacagtatatatatatatatatgtctatcAATATCAttcatctctgtatctctctcttctttGTGTCTCTTTATCATTATAACTATCTCTCTTTTCCTTTCAAAAAAaatctccatctcactctctctctctatatcatttgctttatcttcctctctgtcttctttttCACTTTTATTTCTCTCACACTCACATGGAACGacgggcctctctctctcagtaaagtTTCCAGTAGCACTGACTATAACACCAAAAGTCATCAGATCTCAGATATCtgctgttatatatatttttttcttccagGAGGCGAGTGTTCGAGGTGGAGACTTATCTGACAGACCAGCACACAGACTCGGAGGTAAAGTTATTCTGTCAGCTATTCTTCCAACTCAACATCCCCTACATACCTTTTTGACACAATGGAAAATAAATGAAGTATCGCAAGGCAATTCTAACGCCATTGATGTAACTGAAAGTAGGCTACCTTGGACCATTGCCAAAATACATTGGCCTAACTTCATCTAATGTAGGCTACCTAATCACAAGCCTTTCTAGAGTCATAGAGATAAAGCATGTCCTCTCTCTATGGCTAGAGTGACCCCTGTAACTATAGCAACCTACGTTACCATGAAAACCCACAGGGCACCGTCACCACGGTTATCGCCATGGTTTCCTGTTGTTCACTGTGAATGACGTACATGTGGTTAGACGTCTCGGTCATCGCTCTGccgtttctctctcacacacacacacaaatacacactggtAAATGCGGTTTGATGTCTCGGCCATCGCTCATAAGTTTCccacactttttattttttattttatttttatttcacctttatttaaccaggtaggccagttgagaacaagttctcatttacaacagcaacctggctaagataaagcaaagcagtgcgacacaaacaacaacacagagttccaaattaaataaacaaataaacacataaacaaataaataaacacaatagaaaagtctatatacagtgtgtgcaaatgaagtaagattaggccgtagtggcgaaataattacaatttagcaattaaacactggagtgatagatgtgcagaagatgaaagtgcaagtagagatacttgggtgcaaaggagcaaatatatatatatatatatatatatatatataaaataaataacaatatggggatgaggtagttagatgggctatttacagatgggctatgtacaggtgcaatgatctgtaagctgctctgatagctgatgcttaaagttagtgagggagatatgagtctccagcttcagtgatttttgcaattcgttccagtcattggcagcagagaactggaaggaaagtcaGCCAAAGGAGgatttggctttgggggtgaccagtgaaatatacctgctggagtgcgtgctacgggtgggtgctgctatggtgaccagtgagctgagataaggcggggctttacctagcaaagacttatagatgacctggagccagtgggtttggcgacgaatatgaagcgagggccagccaacgagcgcatacaggtcacagtggtgggtagtatatggggctttgttgacaaaacggatggcactgtgatagactgcatccaatttgttgagtagagtgttggaggctattttgtaaatgacatcaccgaagtcaaggatcggtaggatagtcagttttacgagggtatgtttggcagcatgagtgaaggatgctttgttgcgaaataggtagccagttctagatttaattttggattggagatgcttaatatgagtctggtaggagagtttacagtctaaccagacacctaggtatttgtagttgtccacatattctaagtcagaactgtccagagtagtgatgctggacgggcgggcaggtgcgggcagcgatcggttgaagagcatgcatttagttttacttgcatttaagagcagttggaggccacggaaggagtgttgtatggcattgaagctcgtctggaggttagttagcacagtgtccaatgaagggccagaggtatatagaatggtgtcgtctgcgtagaggtggctcagagaatcaccagccgcatgagcgacatcattgatgtatacagagaaaagagtcggcccgagaattgaatcctgtggcacccccaaagagactgccagaggtccggacaacaggaccAATTATTTTGAATAGTGTTTACACATGATAGAATAGGATAAAAGGACAACTGAAACATTACTTACCAATTATTTTCAAAACAACATGCATATGACCTAGTCTCTCTtgccccaccccccctctctctataccatCCAGGAGGTCACAGAGGAGCCACCCCATCAACCCCCCcttccctcaccccctcccctccagctccAGGGTTTTGACCCCTCTAAGCTCTACACTAAGATCAAGCAGGACCTGCTGTATGGACGACTGTGGAAGGCCTACCAGGGGACAGCTAAGGCCTGGGGCCCCACAACACAGCAGGGTCCACACCAGCAAGGGCCACAACAAGGGGCAGAACTAGGGCCACAAAAGGTATATCTTTCTTTCAaaagtttttttaaatgaatatgTCTATGCATAAGGAAACCTTGCCTTACAAAACAGTCAATTGAAAACAAAGAAATTGAAAAAGATTATACGACGTTAATGCAAAGCAAAAATAATGTTTGTTGAAGCCTGTGCCTCATGCCAAATAACACagaaatcacacacatactgtagagtaTTTGATCACGTCATCATCGTCATCAGGTCTATTTTCTTCTGGGGGATCATCGGGTGTCACAGAGAGAGGAATCAGAAGAACCAGAACTAGAACCTAATCTAGAACAAGAACAAGACCCTCAACCAACCCTTGAAAGAACCGTGGAACCACAGACTGAGCCTGAACCTATCCATCCTTTAGCCCTGGAACCTGGAACACAGATGGAGGTTCAAGAACCAGAATGTAATTTAGAACTAGAACCCAACTTCCCATCAACCCTTTCTGCACAGAGGGAGGAACTGGAATCATACATAGGAACAGAGAAAGAGGAAATTGAAGAAACCAGAGACTAACCCTTCAGCAAGGAGGTTCATGAAGGgaaggtgtgttgtgttgttgtgtgtgtgtgcgggccgtgcgtgtgtgcgtgtgtacgtgtgtgttgggaGGAATAATGCACTGTTGACATTGGGTGAATAACCCTGACCTCCTAAGGTTAGCTGTCAATCAATACGATTAATAATTATTGCCCCAGTGAGAAATTTGGAGTAAAAATTAAACTCACAGGTAAtcgccatgtttttttttttaatgtgaacATCGTACGTGTTGTtagacgtctctctctctctctctctctctctctctctctctctctctctctctctctctctcagacagactGTACATACtgcacaccacacactcacactggtaAATGGGGTTTGAAGTCTCGGCCATCGCTCAGCTGTTTCTCACATTTGAGCTCACAACAGTGTGGCATACAGTAACTGGTATACTGTTAACAGACAGAAGAAGCAGGGGAATGTCTTTCAAGCAGAGCTTTTTTATAACATTTCCTGTATTTAGTGCGATGTGAATAGAACATTATGCTTTTAAATATAGTAATGGGTTGCATGACCTTTAGATTCTAAAAAAGAGCTGTTATAGCCAACTGATCTGTTATTGTAAGGAGCAAGACAGTGAGTGATTTTTATTTTGTGTATCCGGTTTTGTGATTGCAATTTCTGTATATAATGTTTATACTTTAGTTTAAATAAAAAATCGGACTAGCAAAAGTGTTAGAGTCCTTCACTTGATATCTAGAATATGCCTACTTTTTTGGGGGGCCACTAGGGGACGACACAAGACCATTTATTCACTAATCTCGGTCCCAGGAAATTTAGCACAACGCATATGTCAACTATTCATAGTTGGACTTAGTGGGAGTGACCatcaggcttgtggtaatggctggagcggaatcagtggaatggtatcaaatacgtcAAAC
This Oncorhynchus clarkii lewisi isolate Uvic-CL-2024 chromosome 21, UVic_Ocla_1.0, whole genome shotgun sequence DNA region includes the following protein-coding sequences:
- the LOC139379378 gene encoding uncharacterized protein, whose product is MTEWDMRKRCVGTLLVLMLIQTGMTDSGISVSHKWHGDHLSITCRLMGDKDTVSQINWEMTSSSNHTTTRLKLGIFHPVFGNYVVPEYNDTVEIQGNASSGHYTLRLRGSTVLEESQFCCKFMTFPSGGLEQCTNTRINESTEEAQVSEGPQGLLEERQVEQWALLVMGPTICLLSIAISLYYCLKYCCRHCCRRRRVFEVETYLTDQHTDSEEVTEEPPHQPPLPSPPPLQLQGFDPSKLYTKIKQDLLYGRLWKAYQGTAKAWGPTTQQGPHQQGPQQGAELGPQKVYFLLGDHRVSQREESEEPELEPNLEQEQDPQPTLERTVEPQTEPEPIHPLALEPGTQMEVQEPECNLELEPNFPSTLSAQREELESYIGTEKEEIEETRD